Proteins encoded by one window of Bactrocera oleae isolate idBacOlea1 chromosome 4, idBacOlea1, whole genome shotgun sequence:
- the LOC106619170 gene encoding alkaline phosphatase: protein MLVKDRSMPGKLWTVLCLIQLVSLALADFHALPPPRRNAAARDLNIVMGQGLAQNNRKVPIAELEPQFWHDQANSELEKRLNAPLNKNRAKNVIFFLGDGMPISAITAARILHGQRVGFSGEEQLLSFEKFPYSGLSRTYCTNGQVPDSACTSTAYLTGVKTNLLLLGVNAKVNYNNCSASMDPSNHLTSLYDWAQAAGKASGFITTTTLTHASPSGGYAHVANRQWQSDADVLSYGYDPATCTDMAQQLIAEEPGRRLDVLMGGGMGKFLPKTITDSFGNPGERLDGRNLLTRWQNLHPNGLIVKNRDELLRVNISRVSNIMGLFHSQVMNYNLEANDQQPTLAEMTGVALAFLNQKPNGYFILIEGGLIDYGNHENKPGIALDELLEFDKAIQLARSMTDPADTLIVVTADHGHPLSISGYPERGNSILGLNKMGTDSQGVPYATLNYAVGPQQYQNPDGGRIDLTDKMGNPEFVAPSYINLTIGVHSGDDVAVYASGPWEHLFSGVMQQNLLPHMMAYASCIGDGQKMCS from the exons ATGTTAGTTAAAGACCGCAGTATGCCTGGCAAGTTATGGACGGTATTGTGCCTTATACAGTTAGTGTCGTTAGCTTTGGCCGACTTCCATGCGCTGCCGCCACCACGGAGAAATGCGGCGGCACGGGATCTCAATATCGTCATGGGTCAAGGTTTAGCTCAAAATAATCGCAAGGTGCCAATTGCCGAATTAGAGCCGCAATTCTGGCATGATCAAGCCAATAGTGAGCTAGAAAAGCGACTAAATGCACCATTAAATAAGAATCGTGCGAAAAATGTAATCTTCTTTCTTGGTGATGGCATGCCAATCTCAGCCATTACTGCGGCAAGAATATTGCATGGACAGCGTGTCGGCTTCTCGGGTGAAGAACAGTTATTGTCATTTGAGAAATTTCCCTACTCCGGTTTGAGCAGA ACCTACTGTACCAATGGGCAAGTACCGGATTCAGCGTGTACATCGACCGCTTATTTGACCGGCGTGAAAACGAATTTGCTGCTGCTGGGCGTAAATGCAAAAGTCAACTATAACAATTGTTCGGCCAGCATGGATCCCAGCAATCATTTGACCTCGCTGTATGATTGGGCGCAGGCAGCAGGTAAAGCTTCAGGTTTTATCACCACCACCACACTAACGCACGCCAGTCCATCGGGTGGTTATGCGCATGTAGCCAATCGACAATGGCAAAGCGATGCCGATGTGTTATCATATGGCTATGATCCGGCCACCTGCACGGATATGGCACAGCAATTGATCGCAGAAGAGCCGGGCAGACGATTGGATGTGCTTATGGGTGGTGGTATGGGCAAATTTCTACCGAAGACGATAACGGATTCTTTCGGTAATCCCGGTGAACGTTTAGATGGTCGAAATTTACTAACACGCTGGCAGAATCTACATCCGAATGGTCTCATCGTAAAAAATCGTGATGAACTATTACGTGTAAATATTAGTCGAGTATCGAATATAATGGGTCTCTTCCATTCCCAAGTGATGAATTATAATTTGGAAGCGAACGACCAACAGCCGACACTAGCTGAAATGACCGGTGTCGCTTTGGCTTTCCTCAATCAAAAACCAAATGGCTATTTCATCTTAATCGAAGGTGGCCTTATAGACTATGGTAATCACGAGAATAAACCCGGTATAGCTTTGGATGAACTTTTGGAGTTCGATAAAGCCATACAGTTAGCACGTTCTATGACCGATCCAGCAGATACTTTAATCGTTGTGACAGCGGATCATGGTCATCCTTTATCTATATCCGGTTATCCTGAGCGTGGTAACAGTATTTTGGGTTTGAATAAAATGGGTACGGACTCACAAGGTGTGCCATATGCGACATTAAATTATGCAGTTGGACCACAACAATACCAGAACCCAGATGGTGGCAGAATAGATTTGACCGATAAAATGGGAAATCCAG AATTCGTTGCGCCTAGCTACATTAACCTCACGATAGGCGTTCATTCCGGTGACGATGTGGCCGTATATGCTTCAGGTCCTTGGGAGCATCTTTTCTCAGGCGTTATGCAACAAAATCTACTACCACATATGATGGCTTATGCCAGCTGTATTGGTGACGGACAGAAAATGTGCAGCTGA